The following coding sequences are from one Triticum dicoccoides isolate Atlit2015 ecotype Zavitan chromosome 4A, WEW_v2.0, whole genome shotgun sequence window:
- the LOC119284394 gene encoding MDIS1-interacting receptor like kinase 1-like, translating into MVGSRLLRRTSRPVEMMPIVLNDQGIVDSLIENNQRSMWASRTGEDEQLYLVHIQGIAGIGLPTTLVVKKFQNSDGILDGNLENRCKSEMILLASTHHDNIVNVLHFIQRENAIMLVYTYQVNGSLDQCLHRREEGDLPLSWSQRKAIAVGVAQGLCHLHHGCNRPIVHHNITSINILLDQNFKAVIASFGAAQMNIAGLNQPLPIAGTVFGNFGCAAPEYGRAASQLMEKVDTYSFGVVLLELVTGRVANGVDGQLAIWARDNCSELMAKKLERFKIAVDKGIPDQAQYMEEMATVLRLGVDCTVDDPQQRPSMQMALKRLRHGCGRGRFGGLLTCYNLYITSEDVIQVKKDIVACEVRSADELILTELMFCEKPQDAPKPREELDLLFCRLQGTGQMVANFLLECKKKLTSI; encoded by the exons ATGGTCGGATCACGGCTGCTCCGGCGCACCAGCCGCCCTGTGGAGATGATGCCCATTGTGCTCAATGATCAAGGCATAGTTGACAGCCTTATTGAAAATAACCAGAGAAGCATGTGGGCTAGCAGGACTGGGGAGGACGAACAGCTCTACTTAGTCCACATTCAGGGCATTGCTGGCATCGGTCTCCCGACTACGCTGGTCGTCAAGAAGTTCCAGAACTCGGATGGAATACTGGACGGTAATCTGGAGAACCGCTGCAAGTCGGAGATGATCCTGTTAGCCAGCACCCATCACGACAACATCGTCAATGTCCTACACTTCATCCAGAGGGAAAATGCAATCATGCTCGTTTACACGTACCAGGTGAACGGCAGCCTGGACCAGTGTTTGCACCGGCGGGAGGAGGGCGACCTACCGCTGAGCTGGTCGCAGAGGAAGGCCATCGCCGTTGGAGTGGCCCAAGGGCTCTGCCACTTACACCACGGATGCAATAGACCGATTGTCCACCACAACATCACCTCTATCAACATCCTGCTCGATCAGAATTTCAAGGCCGTGATCGCCAGTTTTGGTGCTGCACAGATGAACATCGCCGGGCTCAACCAACCATTGCCTATCGCAGGGACTGTGTTTGGTAACTTCGGGTGTGCAGCTCCAG AATATGGGAGGGCGGCAAGCCAGCTGATGGAGAAGGTAGACACGTACAGCTTTGGTGTGGTGCTGCTGGAGCTCGTCACAGGGCGGGTGGCCAATGGGGTGGATGGTCAGTTGGCCATATGGGCTCGTGACAACTGCAGTGAACTGATGGCAAAGAAGCTGGAACGGTTCAAGATTGCTGTGGACAAGGGCATCCCAGATCAAGCACAGTACATGGAGGAGATGGCGACCGTGCTCAGACTGGGTGTGGATTGCACTGTCGATGATCCGCAGCAAAGGCCGTCCATGCAGATGGCTCTCAAACGACTCCGCCACGGCTGTGGGCGTGGCCGATTCGGTGGCCTTCTCACCTGCTATAACCT ATACATCACCAGTGAGGATGTTATCCAAGTGAAAAAAGATATAGTGGCATGTGAGGTCCGCTCAGCTGATGAACTGATATTGACAGAGCTTATGTTCTGTG AAAAGCCTCAGGATGCCCCAAAGCCAAGGGAGGAGCTTGACCTGCTCTTCTGCCGGTTGCAAGGGACAGGGCAAATGGTTGCGAACTTCCTGCTTGAATGCAAG AAAAAGCTCACATCAATATAA
- the LOC119284395 gene encoding MDIS1-interacting receptor like kinase 1-like, giving the protein MVQSTPSMTTVAISSMIWEYHGDAGAPTAGGYFYTAHENDRPYPLYVGGGGGGLYRRPPLALNGQAIVHSLTENNKKRVWASRMVRDDELYIVQLQGIPGISLPTTLVVKKCLNVNLALQVDDNVKYRYNSEMFLLASNSRDNIIKVVDLIQREDAIMLVYEYPVNVSLQSWLHQPMDDVRPLSWPQRRVIAIGMAKGLCHMHYRCKRPIIHHNINSNNILLDQNFKPVIASFDAAQMNMAGLDQPLPIVGLPLGNFGYAAPEYGVAASELTEKVDTYSFGVLMLELVTGRMANEAGADGHLATWERNNFTKLMANQHEMFQSAVDRDIPDQARYMEEMAIVFMLGVDCTVGNPQQRPSMRMALKRLRCSFVRGPFCGLLACYLL; this is encoded by the exons ATGGTGCAATCCACGCCCAGCATGACCACAGTTGCCATCTCCTCCATGATCTGGGAATATCATGGAGACGCAGGCGCGCCTACGGCGGGCGGGTATTTTTATACGGCGCATGAAAATGACCGCCCCTACCCTTTATacgttgggggggggggaggggggttgtaccgaagacCACCTCTTGCGCTCAATGGACAAGCCATAGTCCACAGCCTCACTGAAAATAATAAGAAAAGGGTGTGGGCTAGCAGAATGGTAAGGGATGACGAACTGTACATAGTGCAGCTTCAaggcattcctggcatcagtcTCCCAACTACGCTGGTCGTCAAGAAGTGCCTGAACGTGAACCTAGCACTACAAGTGGACGACAATGTCAAGTACCGCTACAATTCGGAGATGTTCCTGTTAGCCAGCAATTCTCGCGACAACATCATCAAAGTCGTAGACCTCATCCAGAGAGAAGACGCCATCATGCTCGTTTATGAGTATCCGGTGAATGTCAGCCTTCAATCCTGGCTGCACCAACCCATGGATGATGTTCGGCCGCTGAGCTGGCCACAGAGGAGGGTCATCGCCATCGGCATGGCCAAAGGGCTCTGCCACATGCACTACAGATGCAAAAGGCCGATCATCCACCACAACATCAACTCGAACAACATCTTGCTTGATCAGAATTTCAAGCCCGTAATAGCCAGTTTTGACGCTGCACAGATGAATATGGCCGGACTCGACCAACCGTTGCCAATTGTTGGCCTGCCTCTTGGTAACTTTGGATACGCAGCTCCAG AATATGGGGTGGCAGCAAGCGAGCTGACGGAGAAGGTTGACACATACAGCTTTGGGGTGCTCATGCTGGAGCTCGTCACGGGGCGGATGGCTAATGAAGCTGGAGCGGATGGTCATTTGGCGACTTGGGAACGAAACAACTTCACTAAACTGATGGCAAACCAACATGAAATGTTCCAGAGTGCCGTGGACAGGGACATCCCAGATCAAGCGCGGTACATGGAGGAGATGGCAATTGTGTTCATGCTGGGTGTGGATTGCACAGTTGGGAATCCACAGCAAAGGCCGTCCATGCGGATGGCTCTCAAACGACTCCGCTGCAGCTTTGTGCGTGGTCCATTCTGTGGCCTCCTCGCTTGCTATCTGCTGTGA